A part of Variovorax sp. HW608 genomic DNA contains:
- a CDS encoding sugar phosphate isomerase/epimerase family protein, with protein sequence MAIALDRFGFNTVTMGGELGHKLACMKAAGFSGVELWARDLINHPAGVDKAAELVKQSGLKVTDFQPLRDFECAPDAMRPHRLEMAREQLRQMALVGTDLLLCCSTTSPLAIDDPDRAAEDLRTLATLATPLGIRICYEALSWGRHTNRWYQAWDIVRRCDRENVGLNLDSFHMSVHGDDTPETLRQLAEVPVEKIFLVQLADYFFEYSDRQSDMIELARHQRLFPGEGLHDVRDLVQLLEDKGYRGHYTFEVFNDDYVNSDPMVVGQRAMKSARWLSESHVAGGETARAPQA encoded by the coding sequence ATGGCCATCGCCCTCGACCGCTTCGGCTTCAACACCGTCACCATGGGCGGGGAACTCGGCCACAAGCTCGCGTGCATGAAGGCGGCGGGCTTCTCGGGCGTCGAGCTCTGGGCGCGCGATCTCATCAACCACCCGGCAGGTGTCGACAAGGCGGCCGAGCTCGTGAAGCAAAGCGGCCTCAAGGTCACCGACTTCCAGCCGCTGCGCGACTTCGAGTGCGCGCCCGACGCGATGCGCCCGCACCGGCTCGAAATGGCGCGCGAGCAATTGCGCCAGATGGCGCTGGTCGGCACCGACCTGCTGCTGTGCTGCTCGACCACCTCGCCGCTCGCGATCGACGATCCCGACCGCGCGGCCGAAGACTTGCGCACGCTCGCCACGCTCGCGACGCCGCTGGGCATCCGCATCTGCTACGAGGCGCTGTCGTGGGGCCGGCACACCAACCGCTGGTACCAGGCGTGGGACATCGTGCGCCGCTGCGACCGCGAGAACGTCGGCCTCAACCTCGATTCCTTCCACATGTCGGTGCACGGCGACGACACGCCCGAGACGCTCAGGCAGTTGGCCGAGGTGCCGGTGGAGAAGATCTTCCTCGTGCAACTCGCCGACTACTTCTTCGAATACAGCGACCGCCAGTCCGACATGATCGAGCTCGCGCGCCACCAGCGCCTGTTCCCGGGCGAGGGCCTGCACGACGTGCGCGACCTCGTGCAACTGCTGGAGGACAAGGGCTACCGCGGCCACTACACCTTCGAGGTGTTCAACGACGACTACGTCAACTCCGACCCGATGGTGGTCGGACAGCGCGCGATGAAGAGCGCGCGCTGGCTCAGCGAGTCGCATGTCGCGGGCGGCGAGACGGCCCGCGCGCCGCAGGCCTGA
- a CDS encoding ABC transporter substrate-binding protein — MTILQPRRFAIRLAAACALAACAGGAFAQDTIKVANIQELSGTGATAGTNFRNGVELAIKEINASGGILGKKIESAISDTQSNPGVAKAMAAKAVDNGVIAVFGPGFSGSMIVSMAETRRGETPNFTGAEATPITAQGNPFVFRTSFSQVNAMPKLARYVAANLKAKTIAVIFVNNDFGKGGRDAFMKSAEANGIKIVADISTEPGQVDWSAPVLKAKQSNPDAVFVYTNEEESARALRELRKQGWSKPILGETVLPSQKVIELAGESANGILAHVGLTVDAPIPTMRAFRAKFEKEYKYIPDHNGIKGYTSVYMFKAGVEKAGKLDRIAIAKALHGLTIPVAKEPGVLMDVTIDEKGDLDRESFIVEVKNGKQEVKEILPALGKKQ, encoded by the coding sequence ATGACCATTCTTCAACCTCGCCGGTTCGCGATCCGTCTGGCCGCGGCGTGTGCGCTGGCCGCCTGCGCGGGCGGCGCCTTCGCCCAGGACACCATCAAGGTGGCCAACATCCAGGAACTGTCCGGCACGGGTGCCACGGCGGGCACGAACTTCAGGAATGGCGTCGAACTGGCGATCAAGGAAATCAACGCCTCGGGCGGCATCCTCGGCAAGAAGATCGAAAGCGCGATCAGCGATACCCAGTCGAACCCCGGCGTCGCCAAGGCCATGGCCGCCAAGGCGGTCGACAACGGCGTGATCGCGGTGTTCGGGCCGGGCTTCTCGGGCTCGATGATCGTCAGCATGGCCGAGACGCGCCGCGGCGAAACGCCGAACTTCACCGGCGCCGAGGCGACCCCGATCACCGCGCAGGGCAACCCCTTCGTCTTCCGCACGAGCTTCTCGCAGGTCAATGCGATGCCGAAGCTCGCGCGCTACGTGGCCGCCAACCTCAAGGCCAAGACCATCGCGGTGATCTTCGTCAACAACGACTTCGGCAAGGGCGGGCGCGACGCGTTCATGAAGTCCGCCGAAGCGAACGGCATCAAGATCGTGGCCGACATCTCGACCGAGCCGGGGCAGGTCGACTGGTCGGCGCCGGTGCTCAAGGCCAAGCAGAGCAATCCGGACGCGGTGTTCGTCTACACCAACGAGGAAGAGTCGGCGCGTGCGCTGCGCGAGCTGCGCAAGCAGGGCTGGAGCAAGCCGATCCTCGGCGAGACGGTGCTGCCGAGCCAGAAGGTGATCGAGCTCGCGGGGGAATCCGCCAACGGCATCCTGGCCCACGTGGGCCTCACGGTGGACGCGCCGATCCCGACGATGCGCGCCTTCCGCGCGAAGTTCGAGAAGGAATACAAGTACATCCCGGACCACAACGGCATCAAGGGCTACACCAGCGTCTACATGTTCAAGGCCGGTGTCGAGAAGGCCGGCAAGCTCGACCGCATCGCGATCGCCAAGGCGCTGCACGGCCTGACGATCCCGGTCGCGAAGGAGCCCGGCGTGCTGATGGACGTGACCATCGACGAGAAGGGCGATCTCGACCGCGAGAGCTTCATCGTCGAGGTGAAGAACGGCAAGCAGGAGGTGAAGGAAATCCTGCCTGCACTGGGCAAGAAGCAGTAG
- a CDS encoding branched-chain amino acid ABC transporter permease produces the protein MTDFLQLFFSGLATGSIYALAALGFTLLWQASGTINFAQGEFVMLPAFAMLAFMSFGAPLALGFVLTIAVAVVVLGWAFKRGVVDPLLKYGMMPIVVASIGLSIAMRNGVRAAYSAEAQPFPSLFADKLFNVAGVTITMADLGTFALAVAIVLATQAFLARTVTGRAMQAVAQNTESASVLGINVPRMVFYTFAINAALAVAAALLITPTYLAKFDMGESLGSKAFFAAIIGGFNNSRGALVGGLIVGVAENLAAAYISPAYKDAVALVIFMVVILFKPQGLLGKKEERKV, from the coding sequence ATGACCGACTTCCTGCAACTCTTCTTCTCCGGGCTCGCCACCGGCTCGATCTACGCGCTGGCGGCGCTCGGCTTCACGCTGCTCTGGCAGGCAAGCGGCACCATCAACTTCGCCCAGGGCGAGTTCGTGATGCTGCCGGCTTTCGCCATGCTGGCGTTCATGTCCTTCGGCGCGCCGCTGGCGCTGGGCTTCGTGCTCACCATCGCGGTGGCGGTGGTGGTGCTCGGCTGGGCCTTCAAGCGCGGCGTGGTCGATCCGCTCCTCAAGTACGGGATGATGCCGATCGTGGTCGCGAGCATCGGCCTGTCGATCGCGATGCGCAACGGCGTGCGCGCGGCCTACAGCGCCGAGGCGCAGCCCTTTCCGAGCCTGTTTGCGGACAAGCTCTTCAACGTCGCCGGCGTGACGATCACGATGGCCGACCTCGGCACCTTCGCGCTCGCGGTGGCGATCGTGCTGGCGACCCAGGCCTTCCTCGCCAGGACCGTGACCGGCCGCGCGATGCAGGCGGTGGCGCAGAACACCGAGAGCGCGAGCGTGCTGGGCATCAACGTGCCACGCATGGTGTTCTATACCTTCGCGATCAATGCCGCGCTCGCGGTGGCGGCCGCTCTCCTGATCACGCCGACCTACCTGGCCAAGTTCGACATGGGCGAAAGCCTGGGCAGCAAGGCCTTCTTCGCGGCCATCATCGGCGGCTTCAACAACTCGCGCGGCGCGCTGGTGGGCGGGCTGATCGTCGGCGTGGCGGAGAACCTCGCGGCGGCCTACATCTCGCCGGCCTACAAGGACGCGGTGGCACTGGTGATCTTCATGGTCGTGATCCTGTTCAAGCCGCAGGGCCTGCTCGGAAAGAAGGAGGAGCGGAAGGTATGA
- a CDS encoding branched-chain amino acid ABC transporter permease: MKKLHLFFIAAALAAMLVLPQFLKNYGVYLLSYWLIFIIATMGLNLTVGYAGQKSLGHAAFLGIGAYTMALMLKAGFSFWLGLPLAAVLCFAVGLALGFPALRVQTIYLAFATLGFNTAIWLVMRNEEWLTGGTFGINNVARPSLFGLSLEGNRPYYYLVLAVAVLLALALWGLLRSPWGKAFTALRDNPIRAESLGISVRSYTLLSFAIGAAYAGVAGGLFASLVQFIEPAPFTVAASIMMYLMVVVGGPGYFWGPVLGAAVGVVLPEWLRDVPGVSDWYLPLFGAAVVLLMVWLPDGLLSIPDRIRARRESREASQARAAMAQKVGVAQ; the protein is encoded by the coding sequence ATGAAAAAGCTCCACCTCTTCTTCATCGCCGCCGCGCTGGCCGCGATGCTCGTCCTGCCGCAGTTCCTGAAGAACTACGGGGTGTACCTGCTGAGCTACTGGCTGATCTTCATCATCGCGACGATGGGGCTCAACCTCACGGTCGGCTATGCCGGGCAGAAGTCGCTCGGCCATGCGGCCTTTCTCGGCATCGGCGCCTACACCATGGCGCTGATGCTCAAGGCCGGGTTCAGCTTCTGGCTCGGGCTGCCGCTCGCGGCGGTGCTGTGCTTCGCGGTCGGGCTGGCGCTCGGGTTCCCGGCGCTGCGGGTGCAGACCATCTACCTCGCCTTCGCCACGCTGGGCTTCAACACCGCGATCTGGCTCGTGATGCGCAACGAGGAATGGCTCACCGGCGGCACCTTCGGCATCAACAACGTGGCGCGCCCGTCGCTCTTCGGCCTCTCGCTGGAGGGCAACCGGCCGTACTACTACCTCGTGCTGGCGGTGGCGGTGCTGCTCGCGCTCGCGCTCTGGGGCCTGTTGCGCTCGCCCTGGGGCAAGGCCTTCACCGCGCTGCGCGACAACCCGATCCGCGCCGAGAGCCTGGGCATCAGCGTGCGCAGCTACACGCTGCTGAGCTTCGCGATCGGCGCCGCCTACGCGGGCGTGGCGGGCGGCCTGTTCGCCTCGCTGGTGCAGTTCATCGAGCCGGCGCCGTTCACGGTGGCGGCCTCGATCATGATGTACCTGATGGTCGTGGTCGGCGGCCCCGGCTACTTCTGGGGCCCGGTGCTGGGTGCGGCAGTTGGCGTGGTGCTGCCGGAATGGCTGCGCGACGTGCCGGGCGTGTCCGATTGGTATCTGCCGCTCTTCGGTGCCGCCGTGGTGCTGCTGATGGTGTGGCTGCCCGACGGGCTGCTCTCGATTCCCGATCGCATCCGGGCGCGCCGCGAATCGCGCGAAGCGTCGCAGGCCCGCGCGGCGATGGCGCAGAAGGTGGGGGTGGCGCAATGA
- a CDS encoding ABC transporter ATP-binding protein: MSAPVLRVTDLRKSYGAIQAVGGVSFEVRPGEIFGVIGPNGSGKTTLFNCMLGQIAPDAGRIELNGDDVTKLGPLELNRRGVGRTFQTLQVFGKMTVRENLIVAAQEHQGTMWSRMFAPGDSGLGPKADALIDQFRIRHVADKKAGLLSYGQQKLVDIGMAFMSEPDLVLLDEPCAGVNPSLVSGLSSLLKDLNRTRRGSFVVIEHNMDFVMDLCHRIMVMVEGKVMAIGTPAEIRANKQVLDAYLGN, encoded by the coding sequence ATGAGTGCACCTGTGTTGCGCGTGACCGACCTGCGCAAGTCCTACGGCGCGATCCAGGCCGTCGGCGGCGTGAGCTTCGAGGTCCGGCCCGGCGAGATCTTCGGCGTGATCGGCCCCAACGGCTCCGGCAAGACCACGCTGTTCAACTGCATGCTCGGGCAGATCGCGCCCGATGCGGGCCGCATCGAGCTCAACGGCGACGACGTCACCAAGCTCGGGCCGCTCGAGCTCAACCGGCGCGGCGTCGGCCGCACCTTCCAGACCCTGCAGGTGTTCGGCAAGATGACCGTGCGCGAGAACCTCATCGTCGCCGCGCAGGAGCACCAGGGCACGATGTGGAGCCGCATGTTCGCTCCCGGCGATTCGGGCCTCGGGCCCAAGGCCGATGCGCTGATCGACCAGTTCCGCATCCGCCATGTCGCCGACAAGAAGGCCGGCCTGCTCTCCTACGGCCAGCAGAAGCTGGTGGACATCGGCATGGCCTTCATGAGCGAGCCGGACCTGGTGCTGCTCGATGAGCCCTGCGCCGGCGTCAACCCGAGCCTGGTGAGCGGCCTCTCGTCGCTCTTGAAGGACCTCAACCGCACGCGCCGCGGCAGCTTCGTCGTGATCGAGCACAACATGGACTTCGTGATGGACCTGTGCCACCGCATCATGGTGATGGTCGAGGGCAAGGTGATGGCCATCGGCACGCCGGCGGAGATCCGCGCCAACAAGCAGGTGCTCGACGCCTACCTTGGAAATTAG
- a CDS encoding ABC transporter ATP-binding protein, with protein sequence MNVIDDTCIEFDNVVAGYKDFMILNNLSFKAKRGRITLLLGPNGAGKSTVLKTMFGLLKVRQGAIRLDGQDITGASARDLLVKHGVAFVPQGRNLFGQLTAFENLELGGITLGMKTTHERIPEVLEFFPRVKERMHSAAASLSGGEQKQLEVGRALLLRPKVILIDEPSIGLSPILVQDVFKLLRRLADGGTTVLMVEQNVKSALRMADEAIALESGRLVLHKRADELLADPNIERLFLGGAHAAAAAAA encoded by the coding sequence ATGAATGTGATCGACGACACCTGCATCGAGTTCGACAACGTGGTCGCGGGCTACAAGGATTTCATGATCCTCAACAACCTGTCGTTCAAGGCGAAGCGCGGCAGGATCACGCTGCTGCTCGGGCCCAACGGCGCGGGCAAGTCCACGGTGCTGAAGACGATGTTCGGGCTGCTCAAGGTGCGCCAGGGCGCGATCCGCCTCGACGGGCAGGACATCACCGGCGCCAGCGCGCGCGACCTGCTGGTCAAGCACGGCGTCGCCTTCGTCCCGCAGGGGCGCAACCTGTTCGGCCAGCTCACCGCGTTCGAGAACCTGGAGCTCGGCGGCATCACGCTGGGCATGAAGACCACGCACGAGCGCATTCCCGAAGTGCTGGAGTTCTTCCCGCGCGTCAAGGAGCGCATGCACAGCGCCGCGGCCTCGCTCTCGGGCGGCGAGCAGAAGCAGCTCGAGGTCGGCCGCGCCTTGCTGCTCCGGCCCAAGGTGATCCTGATCGACGAGCCCTCCATTGGCCTGTCGCCGATCCTGGTGCAGGACGTCTTCAAGCTGCTGCGCCGGCTGGCCGACGGCGGCACCACGGTGCTCATGGTCGAGCAGAACGTGAAGAGCGCGCTGCGCATGGCCGACGAGGCGATCGCCCTCGAATCCGGCCGCCTCGTGTTGCACAAGCGGGCCGACGAGCTCTTGGCCGACCCGAACATCGAGCGGCTTTTCCTCGGCGGCGCCCATGCCGCGGCAGCCGCCGCGGCGTGA
- a CDS encoding shikimate dehydrogenase family protein yields the protein MISGKTTLIAHLGYPTESFKAPMIYNPWFDKQGIDAVVIPMGVKAEDYPGVFASVFKFTNIRGALVTMPHKITTMSLVDEVTPTAKIAGACNAVLKRADGRLVGDQFDGAGFVRGVRRKGRSLDGTRVLVSGSGGVGSAIAASLAAANVAEMALFDTNAASAEALAERLRTHYPKLEVTTGSNDPAGFELVVNATPLGMKEGDPLPFDIDRIAPTTFVGEVVMKSEYTPLLRAAKEKGCSVQVGTDMLFEMIPAYLEFFGYGTATAEELRAVATLAY from the coding sequence ATGATTTCCGGCAAGACCACCCTCATCGCCCATCTGGGCTACCCGACGGAGAGCTTCAAGGCTCCCATGATCTACAACCCCTGGTTCGACAAGCAGGGCATCGACGCGGTCGTCATCCCGATGGGCGTGAAGGCCGAGGACTATCCCGGGGTGTTCGCGTCGGTCTTCAAGTTCACCAACATCCGCGGCGCGCTCGTAACCATGCCGCACAAGATCACGACCATGTCGCTGGTCGACGAAGTCACGCCCACCGCGAAGATCGCGGGCGCCTGCAACGCGGTGCTCAAGCGCGCCGACGGCCGGCTCGTCGGCGACCAGTTCGACGGCGCGGGCTTCGTGCGCGGCGTGCGGCGCAAGGGGCGGTCGCTCGACGGCACGCGCGTGCTGGTGTCGGGCAGCGGCGGCGTGGGCTCGGCGATCGCCGCGTCGCTCGCCGCGGCGAACGTCGCGGAAATGGCGCTCTTCGACACGAACGCCGCGTCGGCCGAAGCGCTCGCCGAGCGGCTGCGCACCCACTATCCGAAGCTCGAGGTCACGACCGGCTCCAACGATCCGGCCGGCTTCGAGCTCGTGGTCAACGCCACGCCGCTCGGCATGAAGGAAGGCGATCCGCTGCCCTTCGACATCGACCGCATCGCGCCCACCACCTTCGTCGGCGAAGTGGTGATGAAGAGCGAATACACGCCGCTGCTGCGCGCGGCCAAGGAAAAGGGCTGTTCGGTGCAGGTCGGCACCGACATGCTGTTCGAGATGATCCCGGCCTACCTCGAATTCTTCGGCTACGGCACCGCCACCGCCGAGGAACTGCGCGCCGTCGCCACGCTCGCCTACTGA
- the pcaB gene encoding 3-carboxy-cis,cis-muconate cycloisomerase — MSIFEGFLSTSETLAAFSDHNFVDAMLRFEAALARAQAQIGLVPESAAHSIVGSCKVELFDVAKIVRGSGRAGSVAIPLVKSLKEAVGLFNPDAVRYVHFGSTSQDVIDTAMALVTREAVSLVEADLAKAAQVLLRHAETHAATPILARTLMQPASVTSFGLKCVGWAAPLVRSRDRISEAARRALNVQLGGAVGTLAQMKGQGPQVRRLMSEALGLGDPGAAWHTQRDEWVALGCELGIMVGSLGKIAKDISLMGQYEVGELAEPSEPGRGASSAMPHKRNPVASMVALAAAERAPQRVAALLQAMPQEHERALGAWQAELGEWPQLLMSAHGSVRALAGALPGLQVDAARMRSNIDRVRAELPRDAADEWFDPALAGAAGEMALAQALVLQARLHPPQIAK, encoded by the coding sequence ATGAGCATCTTCGAGGGGTTCCTGTCCACCTCCGAAACGCTGGCCGCCTTCAGCGACCACAACTTCGTCGACGCGATGCTGCGCTTCGAGGCCGCGCTGGCGCGCGCGCAGGCGCAGATCGGGCTGGTTCCCGAATCGGCCGCGCATTCGATCGTCGGCAGCTGCAAGGTCGAGCTATTCGACGTGGCGAAGATCGTGCGCGGCAGCGGCCGTGCCGGCAGCGTCGCGATCCCGCTCGTCAAGAGCCTCAAGGAAGCCGTGGGGCTCTTCAACCCCGACGCGGTGCGCTACGTGCACTTCGGCAGCACCAGCCAGGACGTGATCGACACCGCGATGGCACTGGTCACGCGCGAGGCGGTGTCGCTGGTCGAGGCCGACCTCGCCAAGGCCGCGCAGGTGCTGCTGCGGCATGCCGAGACGCATGCGGCCACCCCCATCCTCGCGCGCACGCTGATGCAGCCGGCCTCGGTTACCAGCTTCGGCCTCAAGTGCGTCGGCTGGGCCGCGCCGCTGGTGCGCAGCCGCGATCGGATTTCCGAGGCCGCGCGCCGTGCGCTGAATGTGCAACTCGGCGGCGCCGTCGGCACGCTGGCGCAAATGAAGGGGCAGGGGCCGCAGGTGCGCCGCCTCATGTCCGAAGCGCTGGGGCTCGGCGATCCGGGCGCGGCCTGGCATACGCAGCGCGACGAATGGGTGGCGCTTGGCTGCGAGCTCGGCATCATGGTCGGCAGCCTCGGCAAGATCGCGAAGGACATCTCGCTCATGGGCCAGTACGAGGTCGGCGAGCTCGCCGAACCCAGCGAGCCGGGTCGCGGTGCTTCGTCGGCGATGCCGCACAAGCGCAACCCGGTGGCCTCGATGGTCGCGCTCGCCGCCGCCGAACGCGCACCGCAGCGCGTCGCCGCCTTGCTGCAGGCCATGCCGCAGGAACACGAGCGCGCACTCGGCGCCTGGCAGGCCGAACTCGGCGAGTGGCCGCAACTGCTGATGTCCGCGCACGGCAGCGTGCGTGCGCTTGCAGGGGCTTTGCCCGGCCTGCAGGTGGACGCGGCGCGGATGCGGTCCAATATCGACCGGGTGCGCGCCGAGCTGCCCCGCGATGCCGCCGACGAATGGTTCGATCCGGCGCTGGCGGGGGCGGCCGGCGAGATGGCACTGGCGCAGGCGCTGGTGCTGCAGGCCCGGCTCCATCCACCCCAGATCGCCAAATGA
- a CDS encoding carboxymuconolactone decarboxylase family protein: protein MTSASTPQDEFENSYESGLANRRRVLGDAWVERSLADRNAFNSEFQELITRHAWNDIWGRPALGDKTRRFMVLSMLLGIRAYEEFALHVRAALDGPPESRLAPDEIKEVIMMAAIYCGVPVANHAFGIATGILREKGLLADAPQ from the coding sequence ATGACTTCCGCTTCCACGCCGCAGGACGAATTCGAGAACTCGTACGAAAGCGGCCTCGCGAATCGCCGCCGTGTGCTCGGCGATGCCTGGGTCGAGCGATCGCTCGCCGACCGCAACGCCTTCAACAGCGAATTCCAGGAACTCATCACGCGCCACGCCTGGAACGACATCTGGGGCCGGCCGGCACTCGGCGACAAGACGCGCCGCTTCATGGTGCTGTCGATGCTGCTCGGCATCCGCGCCTACGAGGAGTTCGCGCTGCACGTGCGCGCGGCGCTCGACGGCCCGCCGGAATCGCGCCTCGCGCCCGACGAGATCAAGGAAGTGATCATGATGGCCGCCATCTATTGCGGCGTGCCGGTCGCCAACCATGCCTTCGGCATCGCCACGGGCATCCTGCGCGAAAAGGGCCTGCTCGCGGACGCGCCCCAGTGA
- a CDS encoding alpha/beta fold hydrolase — translation MTRLNVVREGNGPIVVLSHALGCDLHMWDGVAEQLARAHTVIRYDHRSHGKSEAAAGPLSIETLADDAAALIAREAGGEPVHFVGLSMGGMTAQALAAKHPELLRSLVIANSSAHYPDQAPWRTRIETVEAEGVAAIAPGAVGRWLTPEYVSTPEGAEEARKLAATLVGTDASSYIATCNAIAAIDFRDSNRAIPVPTLVIAGARDEATPPAMAEAIAAAIRGSRLAIIDAAHLSAVERPVEFSQLLMDFWRSL, via the coding sequence ATGACCCGTCTGAATGTCGTCCGCGAAGGCAACGGCCCGATCGTCGTGCTGAGCCACGCACTGGGCTGCGACCTGCACATGTGGGACGGTGTGGCCGAGCAGCTGGCTCGCGCGCACACGGTGATTCGGTACGACCACCGTAGTCACGGCAAGTCCGAAGCCGCGGCTGGTCCGCTCTCGATAGAGACGCTGGCCGACGACGCCGCCGCGCTGATTGCGCGCGAGGCGGGCGGCGAGCCTGTCCATTTCGTCGGCCTGTCGATGGGCGGCATGACCGCGCAGGCGCTGGCGGCGAAGCATCCCGAGCTGCTCCGCAGCCTGGTGATCGCGAACTCGTCCGCGCACTATCCCGACCAGGCACCCTGGCGCACGCGCATCGAGACGGTCGAGGCCGAGGGCGTTGCGGCCATCGCGCCGGGCGCCGTCGGGCGCTGGCTCACGCCCGAGTACGTTTCGACGCCCGAAGGCGCCGAGGAGGCCCGCAAGCTCGCCGCCACCCTGGTGGGCACCGACGCCTCCAGCTACATCGCGACTTGCAATGCAATCGCCGCGATCGATTTCCGCGACAGCAATCGCGCCATCCCGGTGCCCACGCTGGTGATCGCCGGCGCACGCGACGAAGCGACGCCGCCCGCCATGGCGGAAGCCATCGCGGCGGCGATCCGGGGTTCGCGCCTGGCGATCATCGACGCAGCGCACCTGAGCGCGGTGGAGCGTCCCGTCGAGTTCAGCCAGCTGCTGATGGATTTCTGGCGCAGCCTGTAA
- the uraH gene encoding hydroxyisourate hydrolase yields the protein MAGISTHVLNSGTGRPGAGMRIDFSVRDGDGWKLVKTVTTNADGRTDQPVLAPDAAKVGQYELLFHVGDYFRRQPGAESDPPFLDTVPVRFAIFDAQQHYHVPMLCTPWSCSTYRGS from the coding sequence ATGGCAGGCATTTCCACCCACGTCCTCAACAGCGGCACCGGCCGCCCCGGCGCCGGCATGCGCATCGATTTCTCGGTGCGCGACGGCGACGGCTGGAAGCTCGTGAAGACCGTGACCACCAACGCCGACGGCCGCACCGACCAGCCGGTGCTCGCGCCCGATGCGGCGAAGGTCGGGCAGTACGAGTTGCTGTTCCACGTCGGCGACTACTTCCGCCGGCAGCCGGGCGCAGAGAGCGATCCGCCCTTTCTCGACACGGTGCCGGTGCGCTTCGCGATCTTCGATGCGCAGCAGCACTACCACGTGCCGATGCTGTGCACACCGTGGAGCTGCTCGACATACCGGGGAAGCTAG
- the uraH gene encoding hydroxyisourate hydrolase, whose product MTTPTLTRRAFLPAGLALGSIAAGTAVAQTAPAPLTTAPVSQLNLSPRLTMHAIDTHNGSPGAGMKVQLSKYDRDDLRLLRRFETNKGGRTDEPLLVDQSYQPGRYELLLQFEDYFAARGTQLPKPNFLSQVPVRFRITNPSERIHLAILFTPWGYSYYRGS is encoded by the coding sequence ATGACCACGCCCACCCTCACCCGCCGCGCCTTCCTGCCTGCAGGACTCGCGCTCGGCAGCATCGCGGCCGGCACCGCAGTCGCCCAGACCGCACCGGCGCCGCTGACCACCGCGCCGGTGTCGCAGCTCAACCTGAGCCCGCGCCTCACCATGCATGCGATCGACACGCACAACGGCTCGCCCGGCGCGGGCATGAAGGTGCAGCTGTCGAAATACGATCGCGACGACCTGCGCCTGCTGCGCCGCTTCGAGACCAACAAGGGGGGCCGCACCGACGAGCCCTTGCTGGTGGACCAGAGCTATCAGCCGGGCCGCTACGAGCTGCTGCTGCAGTTCGAGGATTACTTCGCCGCACGCGGCACGCAGTTGCCGAAGCCGAACTTCCTCTCGCAGGTGCCGGTGCGCTTCCGCATCACCAACCCGTCGGAACGCATCCACCTCGCGATCCTGTTCACCCCTTGGGGCTACTCCTACTACCGCGGTAGTTGA
- the uraD gene encoding 2-oxo-4-hydroxy-4-carboxy-5-ureidoimidazoline decarboxylase encodes MSALLATSEALTLAGINRLDRVRFVAALGGVFEHSPWVATQVWAERPFASIDQLHRAMIGVVRSTSREVRIDFLRMHPELAGKEAQAGTMTDHSTAEQAGLNALTRDELLTLRRLNAEYAAKHGFPFIIAVLKNTRTQIFAALRTRIQRDTDIELDAAIEQISIITRLRLGRLLAH; translated from the coding sequence ATGAGCGCGCTACTCGCCACGAGCGAAGCGCTGACGCTCGCCGGCATCAACCGGCTCGACCGCGTGCGCTTCGTGGCCGCTCTGGGCGGCGTGTTCGAGCACTCGCCCTGGGTCGCGACGCAGGTGTGGGCCGAGCGGCCTTTCGCGAGCATCGACCAGCTGCACCGCGCGATGATCGGCGTGGTGCGATCGACGTCCCGCGAGGTGCGCATCGACTTCCTGCGCATGCACCCGGAGCTCGCCGGCAAGGAAGCGCAGGCCGGCACGATGACCGACCACTCGACCGCCGAGCAGGCCGGCCTCAATGCGCTGACCCGCGACGAGCTTCTGACCCTGCGCCGGCTCAACGCGGAGTACGCGGCGAAGCACGGCTTCCCTTTCATCATCGCGGTGCTGAAAAACACACGCACGCAGATCTTCGCAGCGCTGCGCACGCGCATTCAACGCGACACCGATATCGAACTCGATGCTGCGATCGAGCAGATCTCGATCATCACCCGCCTGCGCCTCGGCAGGTTGCTGGCCCACTGA